In one Haemophilus parainfluenzae genomic region, the following are encoded:
- the nrfF gene encoding heme lyase NrfEFG subunit NrfF — translation MKKLTRFLTALLLTFALFAHAEMVDTYAFKNQADRTRAVELAKSLRCPQCQNQNLVESNSPIAYDLRIEVYKMVDEGKTNQQIIDTMTARFGNFVNYKPPFQWNTALLWLLPILLLIGAFALILFSTKKSEDAPKPLENQPHTAPKEEKSAVKFETKSAIWVFAILLILPLSYYFSLDRFERVQQGEKEMVELANKKADTSMVHQKEDMVLKIQNKIREDVNNPELWAQLGDAYMQNDEFDHALIAYSNAEKISGITPAILGLKATALYYQAGQNITPQIQQIMDEALKQDKHEISVITLLATEAFKNHEAEKAKAYWQQLLDSGNAAVDRRTVIQRIKMIDYFEKGQVSQ, via the coding sequence ATGAAAAAATTAACCCGATTTCTGACCGCACTTTTACTGACTTTCGCCCTTTTTGCTCACGCAGAAATGGTGGATACCTATGCGTTTAAAAACCAAGCCGATCGTACTCGAGCTGTTGAACTGGCAAAATCTTTACGTTGCCCACAATGTCAGAATCAGAATTTAGTTGAGTCCAATTCGCCGATTGCTTATGACTTACGTATTGAAGTCTATAAAATGGTAGATGAAGGAAAAACGAATCAGCAAATTATCGACACGATGACAGCACGTTTTGGTAATTTCGTGAACTATAAGCCCCCTTTCCAATGGAATACCGCACTCCTCTGGCTATTGCCTATTTTGCTATTAATTGGTGCTTTTGCATTGATTTTGTTTTCCACTAAAAAATCAGAAGACGCCCCCAAACCACTTGAAAATCAACCTCATACAGCGCCTAAAGAAGAAAAAAGTGCGGTCAAATTTGAAACCAAATCCGCTATTTGGGTCTTTGCAATCTTATTGATTCTTCCTTTAAGTTATTACTTCTCCCTTGATCGTTTTGAGCGTGTTCAACAAGGCGAAAAAGAGATGGTTGAGCTTGCCAATAAAAAAGCCGATACATCAATGGTGCATCAAAAAGAAGATATGGTGCTCAAAATTCAAAATAAAATTCGAGAAGATGTGAATAACCCTGAGCTTTGGGCTCAGCTTGGTGATGCCTATATGCAAAATGATGAATTTGATCATGCGCTCATCGCCTATAGCAATGCAGAAAAAATTTCAGGCATAACACCGGCTATTTTAGGCTTAAAAGCAACCGCACTTTATTATCAAGCAGGTCAAAATATCACACCACAAATCCAGCAAATAATGGATGAGGCGTTAAAACAAGATAAACATGAAATCTCGGTAATCACATTATTGGCGACTGAAGCTTTTAAAAATCACGAAGCTGAAAAAGCCAAAGCTTATTGGCAGCAATTATTAGATTCAGGTAATGCTGCCGTGGATCGTCGTACTGTCATCCAACGAATCAAAATGATAGACTATTTTGAAAAAGGGCAAGTATCACAATAA
- a CDS encoding NAD(P)/FAD-dependent oxidoreductase translates to MSRYSENIIIGAGAAGLFCAAQLGKQGKQVTIFDNGKKIGRKILMSGGGFCNFTNMEITSGRYISQNKHFVKSALKRYTQWDFIALVAEYGIPYHEKELGQLFCDNGAEDIVKMLGTECDKYGVHIQLRSEVSDVESVEHSTNARFKLKVNAIEWQCRNLIIATGGLSMPGLGASPFGYQIAEQFGLNVIPPRASLVPFTWRESEKFYAALSGISLDVAATNQNKTFTHQMLFTHRGLSGPAILQISNYWQPGESIHLDLLPYNNIRHHLDEMRQSSPKLQLKTVLSRLLPKKLVELWLEQGLIQDEVIANLSKVRLENLENLIHNWQFIPNGTEGYRTAEVTMGGVDTHEISSKTMEATKIKGLYFIGEVLDVVGWLGGYNFQWAWSSAAVCAMGIAEG, encoded by the coding sequence ATGAGTCGCTATTCAGAAAATATCATTATTGGAGCCGGTGCAGCCGGCTTATTTTGTGCCGCTCAGTTAGGCAAACAGGGCAAACAAGTCACAATTTTTGATAACGGTAAAAAAATTGGTCGAAAAATTTTAATGTCTGGCGGTGGATTCTGTAATTTCACCAATATGGAAATTACGTCTGGCCGTTATATCAGCCAGAACAAACACTTCGTCAAATCCGCCTTAAAACGTTATACACAATGGGATTTTATTGCTTTAGTCGCTGAGTATGGCATTCCTTACCACGAAAAAGAATTAGGTCAGTTATTTTGTGATAACGGTGCAGAAGATATCGTAAAGATGCTCGGAACGGAATGTGACAAATACGGTGTTCACATTCAACTACGAAGCGAAGTGAGTGATGTTGAAAGCGTTGAACACAGCACTAATGCACGGTTCAAATTAAAGGTAAATGCGATTGAATGGCAATGTCGAAATTTGATTATTGCCACGGGTGGGCTCTCTATGCCTGGCTTAGGCGCTTCGCCTTTTGGCTATCAAATTGCAGAACAATTTGGATTAAATGTGATTCCTCCGCGAGCAAGTCTTGTGCCATTCACGTGGCGAGAAAGTGAAAAATTCTACGCGGCACTATCCGGAATTTCATTAGACGTAGCGGCAACAAATCAAAACAAAACCTTTACTCACCAAATGCTATTTACCCATCGTGGTTTATCAGGCCCTGCTATTTTACAGATCTCCAATTATTGGCAACCGGGTGAAAGCATTCATTTAGATTTATTGCCCTATAACAACATTCGTCATCATTTGGATGAAATGCGTCAATCTTCACCTAAATTACAATTAAAGACCGTATTAAGTCGATTATTACCAAAAAAATTAGTCGAACTTTGGTTAGAACAAGGCTTGATTCAAGACGAAGTGATTGCAAATTTAAGTAAAGTGCGGTTAGAAAATCTAGAGAATTTAATCCACAACTGGCAATTTATACCTAATGGCACTGAGGGCTACCGAACGGCTGAAGTCACGATGGGTGGTGTCGATACTCATGAAATCTCATCTAAAACCATGGAAGCGACAAAGATTAAAGGCCTCTATTTTATTGGTGAAGTGCTCGATGTTGTTGGCTGGTTAGGTGGTTACAACTTTCAATGGGCATGGAGTTCTGCTGCCGTTTGTGCAATGGGGATTGCTGAAGGCTAA
- a CDS encoding 5-methyltetrahydropteroyltriglutamate--homocysteine S-methyltransferase, whose amino-acid sequence MTSRTLPFHADTVGSYLRSQPLKEARAKFAAGEISREQLTEVEDQEIAKLVQAQLDAGIQVITDGEYRRAFWHIDFLENLNGIEGYHPEHGYKFNGVETKPYNTRCCGKVSWNPNHPFIKHFKKLKDIVGDCGVVKYTIPSPNQLMYPIQWDTGVYATRAEFAKDVQQAYKDAIKAFYDAGCRYLQFDDVYWGSLCNNHLKPEFEADKAQALENIQVVLAAKPADMVITTHVCRGNFRSTYLLTGAYDPIADALFGQTQYDGYFLEYDDERSGGFEPLKHFANNPHKGRVVLGLISSKFPELEDKAAIKSRIEEATKYVPLEQLCLSPQCGFASTEEGNIMTEAQQWAKVRYVEEIAKEVWGED is encoded by the coding sequence ATGACATCAAGAACACTTCCCTTTCACGCTGATACAGTCGGTTCATATTTACGTTCTCAACCTTTAAAAGAAGCCCGTGCAAAATTTGCAGCAGGTGAAATTTCTCGTGAACAATTAACGGAAGTTGAGGATCAAGAAATTGCTAAATTGGTACAAGCTCAGTTAGATGCTGGTATTCAAGTCATCACTGATGGGGAATATCGCCGTGCATTTTGGCATATTGATTTCTTAGAAAACCTAAATGGCATCGAAGGTTATCACCCTGAACATGGTTATAAATTTAATGGTGTGGAAACCAAACCTTACAATACTCGCTGCTGCGGTAAAGTATCTTGGAATCCAAACCACCCATTTATCAAACATTTTAAAAAATTAAAAGACATTGTTGGAGATTGCGGTGTCGTAAAATATACCATTCCAAGCCCAAATCAATTAATGTATCCAATTCAATGGGATACTGGCGTTTATGCGACACGTGCAGAATTTGCCAAAGATGTTCAACAGGCTTATAAAGATGCGATCAAAGCCTTCTATGATGCAGGTTGCCGTTATTTACAATTTGATGATGTATATTGGGGATCACTCTGTAACAATCACTTAAAACCTGAATTTGAAGCAGATAAAGCACAAGCGCTTGAAAATATTCAAGTTGTATTAGCTGCTAAACCAGCTGATATGGTTATCACAACGCATGTTTGCCGTGGCAATTTCCGTTCAACCTATTTATTAACCGGTGCATACGATCCTATTGCGGATGCGTTATTTGGCCAAACCCAATACGATGGCTACTTCCTGGAATATGATGATGAGCGTTCTGGTGGGTTTGAACCATTAAAACACTTTGCCAATAATCCACACAAAGGCCGAGTCGTATTAGGCTTAATCAGTTCAAAATTCCCTGAATTAGAAGATAAAGCGGCTATTAAATCTCGCATTGAAGAAGCGACTAAATATGTTCCACTTGAACAGCTTTGCTTAAGCCCACAATGTGGTTTTGCGTCAACCGAAGAAGGGAATATCATGACGGAAGCACAGCAATGGGCAAAAGTCCGTTACGTTGAAGAAATTGCTAAAGAAGTATGGGGTGAAGATTAA
- a CDS encoding MFS transporter, with amino-acid sequence MSSQLRNDPLKVALASMVGTAIEFFDYYIYAAAAVLVFNTQFFHSGDPLSDDLLSLSTLALAFFARPIGSALFGHFGDKIGRKKTLVASLVLMGGSTVVIGLLPTYSQIGIWAPILLCICRVGQGIGLGGEWGGAALVATENAPEGKRAWYGTFPQLGAPIGLFVANATFFLVSYFWGQQALVEWAWRIPFVSSLALVLVGLYVRLTLHESHVFVEAEEKGKKLKAPVSVVFTKHFKPMVIGTFIMVATYSLFYIMTAFAQAYSRTPATLSEAGYPMGLGIPANTFTGLLLMSAIVFAIFISISGLYADKIGRRKWLIWTTVSILIFALCMPLFLGNGTPASVFAFLVIGMALMGMTFGPMAALLPELFPTEVRYSGASLAYNIASIIGATIAAMISLKINALYGLMGVGIYLAINAFLTLLALLASKETKNVDLTQI; translated from the coding sequence ATGTCCTCACAACTTCGTAATGATCCACTTAAGGTTGCTTTAGCCTCTATGGTGGGTACCGCAATTGAATTCTTCGATTATTATATCTATGCCGCTGCGGCAGTATTAGTTTTTAACACGCAATTCTTCCATAGTGGCGATCCGCTTTCAGATGATTTGCTTTCTCTTTCAACACTAGCCTTAGCGTTCTTTGCTCGTCCAATTGGCTCTGCTTTATTTGGGCACTTCGGTGATAAGATTGGCCGTAAGAAAACCTTGGTCGCCTCTTTGGTTTTAATGGGCGGATCGACGGTCGTTATCGGTTTATTGCCGACTTATTCTCAAATTGGTATTTGGGCACCGATTTTGTTATGTATTTGCCGAGTCGGTCAGGGGATTGGTCTTGGTGGTGAATGGGGCGGTGCTGCTTTAGTGGCAACAGAAAATGCGCCAGAAGGAAAACGAGCTTGGTATGGCACATTCCCTCAATTAGGTGCGCCAATTGGTTTATTTGTGGCTAATGCGACCTTCTTCTTAGTGAGCTATTTCTGGGGGCAACAAGCCCTTGTTGAGTGGGCATGGCGTATCCCGTTTGTTTCTTCTTTAGCTTTAGTTTTAGTTGGGTTGTATGTTCGTTTAACTTTACATGAGAGCCATGTCTTCGTTGAAGCGGAAGAAAAAGGGAAAAAATTAAAAGCACCGGTGAGTGTGGTATTTACTAAACACTTTAAACCGATGGTGATTGGTACCTTTATTATGGTGGCGACTTATTCCTTGTTCTATATTATGACTGCCTTTGCTCAAGCGTATTCTCGTACACCGGCAACCCTTTCAGAAGCGGGCTATCCTATGGGGTTAGGCATTCCTGCCAATACCTTCACGGGATTACTTTTAATGAGTGCGATCGTTTTTGCGATTTTTATCAGTATTTCAGGTCTTTATGCAGATAAAATCGGTCGTCGCAAATGGTTAATTTGGACAACGGTCAGCATTTTAATTTTTGCATTATGTATGCCATTATTCCTTGGAAACGGTACACCAGCTTCTGTATTTGCTTTCTTAGTAATTGGTATGGCATTAATGGGCATGACATTTGGTCCAATGGCGGCGTTATTACCTGAATTATTCCCAACGGAAGTACGTTATTCTGGCGCTTCTTTAGCCTACAATATTGCATCCATTATCGGGGCAACCATTGCGGCAATGATTTCATTAAAAATCAATGCACTTTATGGCTTAATGGGCGTGGGGATTTATTTAGCCATTAATGCATTCTTAACCTTGTTAGCGTTATTAGCCTCAAAAGAAACGAAAAACGTTGATTTAACGCAAATCTAG
- the menH gene encoding 2-succinyl-6-hydroxy-2,4-cyclohexadiene-1-carboxylate synthase: MMNLVFLHGLLGTKSDWQKVIENLPHFRCLSLDLPFHGENKAVAVEDFEQTAQSLEEQIQHLIKNEPYILIGYSLGGRIAQYYALQAKVKIGHLKAVILEGANLGLQSEQEKQSRLVNDEMWAECFFHEKPETVLEDWYQQPVFSHLNHQQRKALIDKRKANCGANIGHMLLATSLAKQPDFREKVRSSLLPFFYFCGERDQKFRQMAEANQLNLTLIPDAGHNAHLENPTYFAEKIENIVLKIAQP, translated from the coding sequence ATGATGAATCTTGTTTTTCTCCACGGCCTATTAGGCACGAAATCAGATTGGCAAAAAGTCATTGAAAATCTACCGCACTTTCGTTGTCTCTCTCTCGATTTACCGTTTCATGGAGAGAATAAAGCTGTTGCCGTTGAAGATTTTGAGCAAACCGCTCAGAGCCTTGAAGAACAAATTCAACATCTCATAAAAAATGAGCCTTATATCTTAATCGGTTATTCACTTGGTGGACGAATCGCACAATATTATGCACTGCAAGCGAAAGTGAAAATAGGGCATTTAAAGGCCGTCATTTTAGAAGGGGCGAATTTAGGTTTACAGTCTGAGCAAGAAAAGCAAAGTCGTTTGGTCAATGACGAAATGTGGGCTGAGTGTTTTTTTCATGAAAAGCCTGAAACCGTGCTCGAAGATTGGTATCAACAGCCTGTTTTTTCTCATTTAAATCATCAGCAACGCAAAGCATTAATTGACAAGCGAAAAGCCAATTGTGGGGCAAACATTGGTCATATGTTATTAGCCACTAGCCTTGCCAAACAGCCTGATTTTCGAGAGAAAGTGCGGTCAAGTTTGCTGCCATTTTTTTATTTTTGTGGTGAGCGAGATCAGAAGTTTCGTCAAATGGCAGAGGCTAATCAACTCAATTTAACGCTTATTCCTGACGCTGGTCATAATGCACATTTAGAAAATCCGACATATTTTGCTGAAAAAATCGAAAATATCGTATTAAAAATTGCTCAACCTTAA
- the menD gene encoding 2-succinyl-5-enolpyruvyl-6-hydroxy-3-cyclohexene-1-carboxylic-acid synthase has product MSVSVFNRCWSKVILETLVHQGVSHFCIAPGSRSTPLTLEAVRLQNASRATCHSHFDERGLGFFALGIAKSTQAPVAVIVTSGTAAANLYPAIIEARQTGVNLIILTADRPPELWECGANQAIVQQNMFADYPVASVNLPKPQADYAAKWLISTLEQACYKQKQQPGVVHINVPFAEPLYNAQEQEIDGHPWLMPIQRWLSQPKNWVDHQPLQQEVLMHENWDTWRTKRGVIVAGQLTPEQAMGINSWANTMGWILLTDIQSGVEPLMPYADIWLANQTVKQKLLQADIVIQFGSRFISKRINQFLAEFQGEFWVVEQSQNAVDPNHHTQTRFNAKAHHWLRAHPPLRQKPWLLEPLALSKFCSTFIEQQVGGNLNEASLAHHIERVLPYNGILFLGNSLFVRLVDALTKLPEGYPIYTNRGASGIDGLLATAAGIGIGADQPVVAMIGDTSTLYDLNSLALFKNVTQPTIIFVINNNGGAIFDMLPVDEEVKEQFYRLPHNGDFSQVAAMFGLKYALPYTWADLSSVLKQAYTRRRATLIEIKTNPSDGSATYKRLIEQISHAVIGE; this is encoded by the coding sequence ATGTCTGTAAGCGTATTTAATCGTTGTTGGTCAAAAGTGATCTTAGAAACCTTGGTTCACCAAGGAGTGAGTCACTTTTGTATTGCGCCTGGTTCTCGCTCAACACCTTTAACGCTAGAAGCTGTGCGTTTACAAAATGCCTCTCGAGCAACGTGCCATAGTCATTTTGATGAGCGTGGCTTAGGCTTTTTTGCGTTGGGGATTGCAAAATCTACTCAAGCGCCTGTTGCCGTGATTGTCACCTCGGGTACTGCAGCAGCAAATTTATATCCTGCGATTATTGAAGCTCGTCAAACAGGCGTGAATTTAATTATTCTTACCGCTGATCGCCCACCTGAATTATGGGAATGTGGTGCGAATCAAGCTATCGTGCAACAAAATATGTTTGCTGATTACCCAGTGGCAAGTGTCAATCTACCAAAGCCTCAAGCAGATTATGCGGCGAAATGGTTAATTTCTACGTTAGAACAAGCTTGCTATAAACAAAAACAACAACCAGGCGTGGTACATATTAATGTACCTTTTGCAGAGCCACTTTATAATGCGCAAGAACAAGAAATTGACGGCCATCCGTGGTTAATGCCAATTCAACGTTGGTTAAGTCAGCCTAAAAATTGGGTTGATCATCAGCCATTACAACAAGAAGTGTTGATGCACGAGAATTGGGATACTTGGCGTACGAAACGTGGTGTGATTGTGGCAGGACAATTAACGCCTGAACAAGCAATGGGCATTAACTCATGGGCAAATACCATGGGGTGGATTTTGCTTACGGATATTCAATCAGGTGTTGAGCCTCTCATGCCTTATGCAGATATTTGGCTAGCAAACCAAACGGTGAAGCAAAAATTACTTCAAGCTGATATCGTGATTCAATTTGGTTCTCGTTTTATCAGTAAACGTATTAACCAATTCTTAGCGGAATTCCAAGGTGAATTTTGGGTGGTGGAGCAAAGTCAAAATGCAGTTGATCCAAACCACCATACGCAAACTCGCTTTAACGCCAAAGCTCATCATTGGTTACGTGCACACCCGCCATTGCGTCAAAAGCCTTGGTTACTCGAACCACTTGCGCTTTCAAAATTCTGTTCAACTTTTATTGAACAACAGGTCGGTGGCAATCTTAATGAAGCCTCATTAGCACATCATATTGAGCGTGTTTTACCTTACAACGGTATTTTGTTCTTAGGAAACAGTCTTTTTGTGCGTTTGGTTGATGCGTTAACCAAATTACCCGAAGGGTATCCGATTTATACCAACCGTGGTGCAAGCGGAATTGATGGCTTATTAGCAACGGCTGCAGGTATTGGTATCGGTGCCGATCAACCTGTGGTGGCCATGATTGGTGATACGTCTACGCTTTATGATTTAAACTCTTTAGCCTTATTTAAGAATGTGACTCAACCAACCATTATTTTTGTGATTAACAATAATGGTGGCGCAATCTTTGATATGTTGCCAGTGGATGAAGAGGTGAAAGAGCAGTTCTATCGCTTGCCACATAATGGTGATTTCTCTCAAGTCGCGGCAATGTTTGGCTTAAAATATGCCTTGCCTTACACCTGGGCAGATTTAAGCTCCGTGTTAAAACAAGCTTATACTCGCCGCCGTGCGACATTAATTGAAATCAAAACAAACCCAAGTGACGGCAGCGCAACCTATAAGCGCTTGATTGAACAAATCAGCCACGCGGTGATTGGTGAATAA
- a CDS encoding isochorismate synthase, with the protein MGPLEQAKSELIRQFETLVTTDQQSAIARLQTKMKLGVDLLAWMKGQLVYPQFYLRFRDEDKTVAAVGKVRSFSDVNLAQQFIQEHDFPLVGGLQFQGESQFILPQVLIEQQHGETEISVFVETNELNLAKAVLNSFEKTTALLPLNQLTIESMVPKANQETWCDWVNQALSRIRQGELTKLVLANETVFGLQGELNGKDFLAASQAKNSGCYHFLWADNAEHCFVGSTPERLFARDDRQLFTEALAGTAPVSDNPSENDERANWLLNDEKNLNENWLVVEDISQNISHLVEQITVDDVALKSLRKVQHLIRKMQAKLTALCTDADLLKAIHPTAAVSGLPQQQAKKALAEIETFDRCWYAGTLGMMSQHLSEFCVTIRSAFIEENRVRVFAGAGIVEGSQPVEEWLEIERKAAGLISLFAENNGE; encoded by the coding sequence ATGGGCCCTTTAGAACAAGCTAAATCTGAGCTAATTCGCCAGTTTGAAACCTTGGTGACAACTGATCAGCAATCCGCTATTGCACGTCTTCAGACGAAGATGAAATTGGGTGTTGATCTTTTGGCATGGATGAAGGGGCAACTTGTTTATCCACAATTTTATTTACGTTTTCGTGATGAAGATAAAACCGTCGCAGCGGTGGGGAAAGTGCGGTCATTTTCAGATGTGAATTTGGCACAGCAATTTATCCAAGAACACGATTTCCCTTTAGTCGGTGGTTTACAGTTTCAAGGTGAAAGCCAGTTTATTTTGCCTCAAGTTTTAATTGAACAACAACATGGCGAGACTGAGATTTCAGTTTTTGTTGAAACAAATGAGCTTAATCTGGCAAAAGCGGTATTGAATTCATTCGAAAAAACGACCGCACTTTTACCACTTAATCAATTAACCATCGAAAGCATGGTGCCAAAAGCAAACCAAGAAACGTGGTGCGATTGGGTCAATCAAGCACTCAGTCGAATTCGACAAGGGGAATTAACCAAGCTTGTTTTGGCGAATGAAACCGTGTTTGGTCTTCAGGGTGAGTTAAACGGAAAAGATTTTCTTGCAGCAAGCCAAGCAAAAAATAGTGGTTGTTACCATTTTTTATGGGCAGATAATGCTGAACACTGTTTTGTAGGTTCGACGCCTGAACGCTTATTCGCACGAGATGATCGTCAGTTATTTACGGAGGCGCTTGCGGGCACAGCACCTGTTAGTGATAATCCAAGTGAAAATGATGAACGTGCGAATTGGCTGTTAAATGATGAAAAAAACCTCAATGAAAACTGGTTGGTAGTTGAGGATATTTCACAAAATATCAGTCACTTAGTGGAACAAATTACTGTTGATGATGTCGCATTAAAGTCATTACGCAAAGTGCAGCATTTGATTCGAAAAATGCAAGCAAAATTGACCGCACTTTGTACGGATGCCGATTTACTGAAGGCGATTCATCCAACGGCGGCTGTATCAGGCTTACCACAGCAGCAAGCAAAGAAAGCCTTGGCTGAAATTGAAACTTTTGATCGTTGTTGGTATGCCGGTACATTAGGCATGATGAGTCAACATCTTTCAGAATTTTGCGTCACCATTCGTTCGGCTTTTATTGAAGAAAACCGAGTGCGTGTATTTGCTGGAGCCGGTATTGTGGAAGGCTCACAACCTGTAGAAGAGTGGTTAGAAATTGAACGTAAAGCGGCAGGGCTCATTTCCCTGTTTGCAGAGAATAACGGAGAATAA
- a CDS encoding pyridoxal phosphate-dependent aminotransferase — protein MRSFPKSDKLEHVCYDIRGPVHKEALRLEEEGNKILKLNIGNPAPFGFEAPDEILVDVIRNLPSAQGYCDSKGLYSARKAIVQYYQSKGIHDATVNDVYIGNGVSELITMSMQALLNDGDEVLVPMPDYPLWTAAVTLAGGNAVHYLCDEEAGWFPAIDDIRAKVNAKTKAIVVINPNNPTGAVYSKELLEEIIQVARENNLIIFADEIYDKILYDGAVHHHIAALAPDVLTITFNGLSKAYRVAGFRQGWMILNGPKQHAKGYIEGLDMLASMRLCANVPMQHAIQTALGGYQSINEFVQPGGRLLEQRNKAYELLTQIPGISCVKPMGAMYMFPKLDIQKFNIHSDEKFVLDLLRKEKVLLVHGKGFNWHSPDHFRVVTLPYTGQLEEAIGKLARFLETYRQ, from the coding sequence ATGAGATCTTTTCCGAAATCAGACAAATTAGAACACGTTTGCTACGATATTCGTGGACCGGTTCACAAAGAAGCTTTACGCCTAGAAGAAGAAGGCAATAAAATTTTAAAACTGAATATCGGCAACCCTGCCCCATTTGGTTTTGAGGCGCCTGATGAAATTTTAGTTGATGTTATCCGCAACCTACCATCTGCACAAGGTTACTGCGATTCGAAAGGGTTATATTCGGCACGTAAGGCTATCGTGCAATACTATCAATCTAAAGGTATTCATGATGCGACAGTAAACGATGTGTACATCGGAAATGGTGTATCTGAATTGATTACTATGTCCATGCAAGCACTTCTCAATGATGGTGATGAAGTCTTAGTTCCAATGCCAGACTATCCATTATGGACAGCGGCTGTGACCTTAGCGGGCGGAAATGCAGTACATTATTTATGTGATGAAGAGGCTGGTTGGTTCCCTGCTATTGATGATATTCGCGCAAAAGTCAATGCCAAAACCAAAGCTATCGTCGTGATCAACCCGAACAACCCAACGGGTGCAGTTTATAGCAAAGAGTTACTTGAAGAAATTATCCAAGTTGCACGTGAAAATAATCTGATTATTTTTGCAGACGAGATTTATGACAAAATTCTCTACGATGGTGCTGTCCACCACCATATTGCAGCTCTTGCACCAGATGTATTAACCATTACATTCAATGGCTTATCAAAAGCGTATCGTGTTGCGGGTTTCCGTCAGGGTTGGATGATTTTAAATGGTCCAAAACAACATGCTAAAGGCTATATTGAAGGCTTAGATATGCTGGCATCTATGCGTTTATGTGCAAATGTGCCAATGCAACACGCCATTCAAACCGCATTAGGTGGCTATCAAAGTATTAATGAATTTGTTCAGCCTGGTGGTCGTTTGCTAGAACAACGCAATAAAGCCTATGAGTTGCTCACTCAAATCCCGGGTATTAGCTGTGTAAAACCAATGGGAGCGATGTATATGTTCCCGAAACTCGATATCCAAAAATTCAACATTCATAGTGATGAAAAATTTGTGCTCGATTTATTACGTAAAGAGAAAGTACTTCTCGTGCACGGTAAAGGCTTTAACTGGCATTCACCGGATCACTTCCGTGTGGTGACACTTCCTTATACCGGTCAATTAGAAGAAGCCATTGGCAAATTGGCACGATTCTTAGAGACTTATCGTCAATAA
- a CDS encoding phosphatidate cytidylyltransferase: protein MTEIWQLFGGLFIALIFASSVGYILKRRSGVDTPNSVIDNLNARINAWWVMIGIIFIASLLGFYGVIGLFLIISFMGLREFLSLLNIRRGDHLALAACFYVILPLQYFLVAIDWFSMFTIFIPVYGFLFLPILSALLGDPAHFLDRSTKIQWALMISVFCISHIPALLTLDISGYEGKNLLLMIFLILVVQSSDVLQYVWGKLFGKHKIAPTLSPSKTVEGFVGGVLSASLLGMLLHWLTPFNAWQAFLMSLLICLMGFLGGLVMSAMKRSMGVKDWGNMISGHGGILDRMDSLCFSAPIFLHVVRYFWA from the coding sequence ATGACAGAAATATGGCAACTCTTCGGTGGTTTATTTATCGCCTTAATATTTGCTTCCTCAGTAGGATATATTTTAAAACGCAGATCGGGTGTGGATACACCAAATAGCGTTATTGATAACCTGAATGCACGCATCAATGCTTGGTGGGTGATGATTGGGATTATCTTTATTGCGAGTTTATTGGGCTTTTATGGCGTAATTGGGCTCTTTTTGATTATTTCATTTATGGGATTGCGTGAGTTTCTTTCTCTATTGAATATTCGTCGAGGCGATCATCTTGCGCTAGCCGCTTGTTTTTATGTGATCTTGCCATTGCAATATTTTTTAGTCGCCATTGATTGGTTTAGCATGTTCACCATTTTCATTCCCGTATATGGCTTCTTATTTTTACCTATTCTGTCGGCATTACTCGGCGATCCGGCGCATTTCTTAGATCGTTCAACAAAAATTCAGTGGGCATTGATGATTAGTGTATTCTGTATTTCACATATTCCCGCTTTATTGACCCTTGATATCTCTGGTTATGAAGGAAAAAATCTTTTATTAATGATCTTCTTAATCTTGGTAGTACAGTCAAGTGATGTGTTGCAATACGTTTGGGGTAAACTTTTCGGTAAGCATAAAATTGCACCAACCTTATCGCCATCTAAAACAGTAGAGGGTTTTGTTGGTGGGGTATTAAGCGCAAGTTTATTGGGTATGTTGCTTCATTGGCTGACACCATTTAATGCATGGCAAGCCTTTTTAATGAGTCTGTTAATTTGCTTAATGGGATTCTTAGGGGGGCTCGTGATGTCAGCAATGAAACGCAGTATGGGTGTGAAAGACTGGGGGAATATGATCAGTGGCCATGGTGGTATTTTAGATCGAATGGATTCACTTTGTTTCTCCGCACCTATTTTCCTCCATGTGGTGCGTTATTTCTGGGCATAG